The following coding sequences are from one Photobacterium angustum window:
- a CDS encoding Dyp-type peroxidase: MNTQLSELAQPGAISNPNTFAEYLTFIFKEKIENDDVTKIFAKIQIIEKSIAQKDPSANLSLTIGISNKGWSTVFPDVQAPSLLHDFIAMADGERNFPSTPGDIFIMIKSERMDLNFQAAKYIAAALQPVANLIEDIQGFKYLDNRDMIDFVDGTENPKNEARFNAVLVENDSDIHQGGTYLTVQRYVDRQGLWDKQTTEYQEQVIGRTKLDDIELDDEQKPAWAHNNKSKVIIDDQEIKMLRQNRPFGNAIEHGTMFIGFAASPEILDISLKQMIYADENGNYDRLLDFVEAKTGTHYFVPSQTLMNTFAD, translated from the coding sequence ATGAATACTCAATTATCTGAACTTGCACAACCAGGTGCTATTTCTAATCCAAATACTTTCGCTGAATACCTCACCTTTATTTTCAAAGAAAAGATTGAGAATGATGACGTAACAAAAATCTTTGCCAAAATTCAAATTATTGAAAAATCCATCGCGCAAAAAGACCCTTCAGCAAACCTTTCTTTAACTATCGGTATTTCAAATAAAGGTTGGTCTACCGTTTTTCCTGATGTTCAAGCGCCATCCTTATTACATGATTTCATTGCTATGGCTGACGGTGAACGTAACTTCCCAAGTACACCGGGAGATATTTTCATCATGATAAAATCTGAACGTATGGATCTTAATTTTCAAGCAGCGAAATACATTGCCGCAGCACTCCAACCTGTCGCTAATTTAATTGAAGATATTCAAGGTTTTAAATATCTAGACAACCGTGACATGATCGACTTTGTTGATGGAACTGAAAACCCAAAAAATGAAGCTCGTTTTAATGCTGTATTGGTTGAAAATGACAGTGATATCCACCAAGGCGGAACTTACTTAACCGTGCAGCGCTATGTGGACCGTCAAGGCTTATGGGATAAACAAACCACAGAATACCAAGAGCAAGTTATTGGTCGAACTAAGCTTGATGATATTGAACTTGATGATGAGCAGAAACCAGCTTGGGCGCACAATAATAAGAGTAAAGTTATTATTGATGACCAAGAAATTAAAATGCTACGTCAGAACCGTCCATTTGGTAATGCTATTGAACATGGCACGATGTTTATCGGTTTTGCAGCTTCACCAGAAATTTTAGATATCTCATTGAAACAAATGATTTATGCTGATGAAAATGGTAATTACGATCGATTATTGGATTTTGTGGAAGCAAAAACAGGTACTCACTACTTTGTACCTTCACAAACATTAATGAATACTTTCGCCGATTAA
- a CDS encoding alpha/beta fold hydrolase, whose amino-acid sequence MASEVHYMWQKREQGEFKGVDGIPIRWISIRHPQNERCVVIVNGRNESFWKYQELCYELSRKGYDVYAYDHRGQGASGRLTNDSELGHVICFDDYVSDLHSFITNVVGKQTYRQRFLLAHSMGGAVATLYLEHYQTHFNAVVLNAPMFGINLPVPLKLVASSIAKIIEHYQTQPSYMFGYKPYHEAPFEENDQCQSQIRYVWAKHLYQRHPELRVGGPSARWVWQALAAAKSCIRDVEHIHTPVLLLQAGDDTVVDNDSHHVFYSKCAECQMKVIPHARHELLMEKDCLRNQALEDTLDFFETYS is encoded by the coding sequence ATGGCGAGTGAAGTCCATTATATGTGGCAGAAGAGGGAGCAAGGCGAGTTTAAAGGTGTTGATGGAATACCGATCCGATGGATAAGTATTCGACATCCTCAAAATGAGCGTTGTGTTGTCATTGTTAATGGGCGTAATGAGAGTTTCTGGAAATATCAGGAACTATGTTATGAATTGTCTCGTAAAGGCTATGACGTGTATGCCTACGATCATCGCGGTCAAGGCGCATCAGGACGATTAACTAACGATAGTGAACTTGGACATGTGATTTGTTTTGATGATTATGTGTCAGATCTTCATTCATTTATTACAAATGTTGTTGGAAAACAAACATACAGACAACGGTTTTTATTAGCTCATTCAATGGGTGGTGCGGTAGCAACCTTATATTTAGAGCATTATCAGACACATTTTAATGCCGTCGTTCTTAATGCACCTATGTTTGGTATCAATCTACCTGTACCGCTAAAATTAGTTGCCTCTTCAATCGCTAAAATTATCGAGCATTATCAAACACAACCGTCTTATATGTTTGGATATAAGCCGTATCACGAAGCGCCTTTTGAAGAAAATGATCAATGCCAAAGTCAAATACGCTACGTTTGGGCGAAGCATTTGTATCAGCGCCACCCAGAACTTCGTGTCGGTGGGCCTAGTGCTCGATGGGTATGGCAAGCATTAGCTGCAGCGAAAAGCTGTATTCGGGATGTGGAACATATTCATACCCCCGTTTTATTGTTGCAGGCAGGTGATGATACCGTTGTCGATAATGATTCTCATCATGTTTTTTACTCAAAATGTGCTGAGTGCCAAATGAAAGTGATCCCACATGCTCGACATGAATTATTAATGGAAAAAGATTGCTTACGTAATCAAGCATTAGAAGATACGTTAGATTTTTTTGAGACTTACAGTTAA
- a CDS encoding ABC1 kinase family protein: MKDPHQYSKVPKGRLSRLSKLGSLASRVATGMVAEGVKQLASGHRPKASELLLTPKNAQRVADQLAQLRGAAMKVGQLLSMDAGDLLPKELTELLSRLQADAKPMPISQLNHVLIANWGEDWQDKFAQFSFYPVAAASIGQVHRAKTKDGRDIALKIQYPGIGESIDSDVHNVSTLLNVSGLIPKSIDVSDLLDEAKKQLHAEANYQQEAQYLKQFRQLLSEDARFLIPDIYDDLTCETILAMSFVEGIEIEQLAKQSQAVRDEVMALAFTLLFKEVFEFRLVQTDPNFANYRYNLTTHQFILLDFGATREYPEHVSEGYRQLMTGAVKNDRESMLNALKQIGFFHQQIEDVAQQAVVNLCLEACEPLAFNGVYDFGVTDMGKRIRDAGSALSMNSGYWHTPPADAIFLHRKLGGLYLLAAKLKARVNVHALFQPYIR, encoded by the coding sequence ATGAAAGATCCACATCAGTATTCAAAAGTGCCTAAAGGGCGATTATCACGACTATCGAAATTAGGCTCACTGGCGTCAAGAGTCGCAACTGGCATGGTTGCTGAAGGGGTGAAACAGTTAGCGTCAGGACATCGTCCCAAAGCCAGTGAGTTGCTCTTAACGCCGAAAAATGCTCAACGTGTGGCTGACCAATTAGCACAGTTACGCGGTGCTGCGATGAAAGTAGGTCAACTTTTATCGATGGATGCTGGTGATTTACTCCCGAAAGAATTAACTGAACTGCTATCTCGTTTGCAAGCTGATGCTAAACCTATGCCTATTAGCCAATTGAATCATGTGCTCATTGCTAACTGGGGAGAAGATTGGCAAGACAAATTTGCTCAGTTTTCGTTTTATCCTGTTGCTGCAGCATCAATAGGACAAGTTCATAGAGCAAAAACCAAAGACGGTCGAGATATTGCTTTAAAGATACAGTATCCAGGTATTGGAGAAAGCATTGATAGCGATGTACATAATGTTTCAACCTTGCTGAATGTATCAGGATTGATCCCTAAGTCTATTGATGTGTCAGATTTATTAGACGAAGCGAAAAAACAGTTACATGCCGAAGCTAATTATCAGCAAGAAGCACAATATCTTAAACAGTTTCGCCAATTACTTTCAGAGGATGCCCGTTTTCTGATCCCTGATATATACGATGATTTAACATGTGAAACGATCCTTGCGATGAGTTTTGTCGAAGGAATAGAAATAGAGCAACTGGCTAAGCAGTCCCAAGCGGTTCGTGATGAGGTGATGGCATTAGCCTTTACCTTATTGTTCAAAGAAGTGTTTGAATTTCGATTGGTGCAAACCGACCCTAATTTTGCTAACTATCGTTACAACCTTACAACTCATCAGTTTATTTTGCTTGATTTTGGCGCGACACGTGAGTATCCCGAACATGTCTCTGAAGGTTATCGCCAATTGATGACTGGTGCGGTGAAAAATGATCGTGAATCTATGCTTAACGCGTTAAAGCAAATAGGCTTTTTCCATCAGCAAATTGAAGATGTCGCACAACAAGCAGTCGTGAATTTATGTTTAGAAGCTTGCGAGCCATTAGCGTTTAATGGTGTGTATGATTTTGGTGTAACAGATATGGGGAAACGTATTCGCGATGCCGGTAGTGCCTTGAGTATGAATAGTGGTTATTGGCATACACCGCCCGCAGATGCTATTTTTTTACACCGTAAATTGGGTGGTTTATATTTGTTGGCAGCCAAGCTTAAAGCCAGAGTGAATGTTCATGCGTTATTTCAGCCTTATATTAGGTAA
- a CDS encoding patatin family protein gives MTGKHVSYAVQNYDALSYKPQDVSKIALVTEGGGQRGIFTAGVLDSFLDQDFNPFSLMIGTSAGSLNLASYICGQKKHAFKVITEATTNHHFFDVYRFLFGREGLDLDWLMQQTQTRFELDWHQGRQNMRNRTVLASASNTVSHQAAYFNLNTDNWSLALKASCAIPVLNRQPIYSQNEYWVDGGLSAPIPVQEAYERGYRHIVVIRTVPIDTSFDHCWMSNIRRALGQSKAAGMIEMLLEHEDNYRKTQEFLSNPPDDVTIYEIHPQKALKSKMIGSDMPSLEEDYSLGYQSGKYFLNTVGRYIDIDEPHCDVSHLVGEEVSDLCKFA, from the coding sequence ATGACAGGTAAGCATGTATCTTATGCGGTACAAAATTATGACGCATTGTCCTATAAGCCTCAGGACGTATCTAAGATAGCACTTGTCACGGAAGGTGGAGGCCAAAGAGGGATCTTTACCGCTGGGGTATTGGATTCATTTTTAGATCAGGATTTTAATCCGTTCTCACTAATGATTGGTACATCTGCAGGATCGCTTAATTTAGCGTCTTATATCTGTGGCCAAAAGAAACATGCTTTTAAGGTGATCACAGAAGCAACGACGAATCATCATTTCTTCGATGTATATCGCTTTTTGTTTGGTCGCGAAGGGCTTGATCTTGATTGGTTAATGCAGCAAACCCAGACACGCTTTGAGCTTGATTGGCATCAAGGCCGACAAAATATGCGTAATCGAACTGTACTCGCATCAGCAAGTAATACGGTTAGTCATCAAGCGGCGTATTTTAATTTAAATACTGATAATTGGTCTTTGGCATTAAAAGCTTCATGCGCGATCCCTGTTTTAAATCGACAACCAATTTACTCACAAAATGAATATTGGGTTGATGGTGGTTTATCTGCCCCCATTCCTGTTCAAGAAGCTTATGAGCGCGGTTATCGTCATATTGTTGTGATCCGCACTGTGCCTATTGATACGTCATTTGATCATTGCTGGATGAGTAACATTCGTCGTGCCTTAGGCCAATCAAAAGCCGCAGGTATGATTGAGATGTTGTTAGAACATGAAGATAACTATAGAAAAACACAAGAGTTTCTTAGTAATCCGCCTGATGACGTTACTATTTATGAGATCCATCCGCAAAAAGCGTTAAAGTCAAAAATGATTGGTAGTGATATGCCATCGTTAGAAGAAGATTACAGCCTTGGCTATCAATCAGGTAAGTATTTCTTAAACACAGTGGGTCGCTATATTGATATTGATGAGCCTCATTGTGATGTGTCCCATTTGGTGGGAGAAGAAGTCAGCGATTTATGTAAGTTTGCATAA